In one window of Desulforhabdus amnigena DNA:
- a CDS encoding OmpA family protein, with the protein MRRGKALSIIGFVLALAFMVGAGFAEARERCPENFVFLVDQSGSMYMHSENKELKMGVAKQVLLEINDLIPQADYNSALQLMAPVREVYPPARYDRSEMGRALKSIKDEQEIFGRLTPMGPGIMSLDPVLARMRGNTDIILVSDGMANLGPDPVGEARALYSKYPDVCIHIISLADAGDTKGKAILQAINRMNTCSIMVDGFALAKDQAALAQFVADVFCTPKKVEKPAVKEEVLILRGIQFDFDKYDIKPEWSVVLQEGVQILQKRPNMKVIIEGHCDGMGSIEYNQRLSERRARAVYDYFVARGIKPYRLQTIGYGKSRPKADNTTEEGRAINRRVELKVVD; encoded by the coding sequence ATGAGAAGGGGCAAGGCGTTATCGATTATCGGATTTGTGTTGGCGTTGGCATTCATGGTAGGAGCGGGATTTGCGGAGGCACGGGAGAGATGTCCCGAAAACTTTGTTTTCCTGGTGGATCAATCAGGTTCCATGTATATGCATAGCGAGAACAAGGAATTGAAAATGGGAGTCGCCAAGCAAGTGCTTTTGGAAATCAATGATTTGATTCCCCAGGCAGACTACAATTCGGCACTGCAGTTGATGGCTCCCGTGCGGGAGGTTTATCCGCCGGCACGATACGACCGTTCGGAAATGGGTAGAGCTCTGAAGAGCATCAAGGATGAACAGGAGATCTTCGGCCGTTTGACTCCCATGGGGCCGGGAATTATGTCTCTGGATCCCGTATTGGCCAGAATGAGGGGAAACACGGACATCATTTTGGTAAGCGATGGTATGGCCAACCTGGGCCCCGACCCCGTGGGGGAAGCCCGAGCCCTCTATAGCAAATATCCCGACGTTTGCATCCATATCATCTCGCTGGCCGATGCCGGTGACACCAAAGGCAAGGCAATCCTACAAGCCATCAACAGAATGAACACCTGCAGCATCATGGTGGACGGATTTGCACTGGCTAAAGACCAAGCTGCCTTGGCTCAGTTTGTAGCTGATGTCTTCTGCACTCCCAAGAAAGTGGAAAAGCCCGCAGTAAAGGAAGAGGTGCTGATTCTCCGCGGCATTCAATTTGACTTCGACAAATACGACATCAAGCCGGAATGGTCGGTTGTATTGCAGGAAGGCGTGCAAATTCTGCAGAAACGCCCCAACATGAAAGTCATCATCGAAGGGCATTGCGACGGAATGGGGAGCATCGAATACAATCAAAGATTATCTGAACGTCGCGCCAGGGCGGTTTACGATTACTTCGTGGCCAGAGGCATCAAACCGTACCGCCTGCAGACCATCGGATACGGCAAGAGCCGCCCCAAGGCCGACAATACCACAGAAGAAGGCCGCGCCATCAACCGCCGGGTGGAACTCAAGGTCGTCGACTAG
- a CDS encoding PAS domain-containing hybrid sensor histidine kinase/response regulator yields MTLRTQTLLIIGLTFSGLLLLAYVIFYNILPTSFAGPEKEAAKQLVTPIAEAISDVLSNPDSKTTGRSPYHVFSLLTTGLLSGLAILLFLKKWALFRLAQFTEISEHKQVENALRRSEERLKLVLEGSEDGFWDWNVASGEVYYSLRYAEMLGYTLDELKAHVDFWKDRIHPEDMPNVEKILEAHLKGKTDHYEAEHRLKTRSGEWKWFLDRGKVVERDNSGTPLRAAGTLTDITERKRMEEAVLQSQQLLEKTFASMDQAVFVVDAKTQAILASNPAVERIFGYTEKEVRGRDTGFLHVDQESYEAFQEEMAAALPANGVYHAEFQMRRKDGSTLFTEQTVTQVLDDTGNMTSIVYVVRDITQKKQMEEELIKAKKLEASGVLAGGIAHDFNNLLAVILGNINMAQEYLETGSPAFKLLEDAEKAALRASHLTRQFITFATGGSPLKRVTSIEKLIQDAVSLACSGSNVECQCEFPPDLWKVEIDESQMNQVIYNMILNAREAMPQGGLIRIVAENFDASSAKGLPLKAGLYVKISISDQGVGIPEKDKDKIFDPYFSTKDKGVQKGMGLGLSIAHSIIKKHEGYIMLDSRLGVGTTFHIYLPTLDKPATAEKNPGKTGHPLKILLMDDEKLMRDMVSQMLHRLGYQVAVASDGAEAIQIFKDAKERGEPFDMVILDLTVKGGMGGLQALKELQQYDPQTRAIVSSGYSQDPVIASFKQYGFCGAITKPYSLQKLREVLDSFLCPQDH; encoded by the coding sequence ATGACTCTGCGCACCCAAACACTGCTCATCATAGGATTGACATTTTCCGGCTTGCTTTTGCTGGCATACGTCATTTTTTACAATATACTGCCTACTTCTTTTGCCGGACCGGAAAAAGAAGCTGCCAAACAGCTTGTTACCCCTATAGCGGAAGCCATATCCGATGTTCTCTCCAATCCGGACAGCAAAACGACCGGCCGGTCTCCCTACCATGTTTTCTCACTCCTGACCACAGGTCTCCTTTCAGGACTGGCGATCCTGCTGTTTCTGAAGAAATGGGCATTATTCCGTTTGGCTCAGTTCACGGAAATCTCGGAACATAAACAAGTGGAGAACGCACTGCGTCGAAGCGAAGAGCGTCTCAAGCTGGTGCTGGAAGGAAGCGAAGACGGTTTCTGGGATTGGAACGTAGCGTCTGGGGAAGTTTATTATAGTTTGCGCTATGCCGAAATGCTGGGCTACACGCTGGATGAGTTGAAAGCTCATGTCGATTTCTGGAAAGACCGCATACACCCTGAAGACATGCCGAATGTCGAAAAGATATTGGAAGCCCATTTAAAGGGTAAGACAGATCACTATGAGGCTGAACACCGCTTGAAAACTCGCTCAGGTGAGTGGAAATGGTTCCTGGATCGGGGTAAAGTTGTTGAACGGGATAATAGTGGAACACCACTGCGTGCAGCCGGTACTCTGACCGATATCACGGAGCGTAAACGGATGGAAGAAGCAGTGCTGCAGTCACAGCAGTTGCTCGAAAAGACCTTTGCCAGTATGGACCAGGCGGTTTTTGTTGTAGATGCAAAGACCCAGGCGATCCTTGCTTCCAACCCCGCAGTGGAGCGCATTTTCGGCTATACGGAAAAGGAGGTGCGGGGACGGGACACCGGCTTTTTACATGTGGACCAAGAGAGCTACGAAGCCTTCCAGGAGGAAATGGCAGCGGCCCTGCCCGCCAACGGAGTTTATCATGCCGAATTCCAAATGCGAAGAAAGGACGGGAGCACCCTCTTCACCGAACAAACGGTAACGCAAGTCCTAGATGATACGGGGAATATGACCAGCATAGTGTATGTCGTCCGCGACATTACTCAAAAGAAACAAATGGAAGAGGAGCTCATCAAGGCAAAAAAACTGGAGGCATCAGGGGTGCTTGCCGGCGGCATCGCTCACGATTTCAATAATCTGCTCGCAGTTATCCTGGGAAACATCAATATGGCCCAGGAATACCTTGAAACGGGGTCTCCCGCCTTCAAACTCCTGGAGGATGCCGAAAAAGCCGCTTTAAGGGCCAGCCATCTCACCAGGCAATTCATTACCTTTGCCACGGGAGGCAGCCCTCTCAAGCGGGTCACATCCATTGAGAAATTGATTCAGGACGCAGTGAGCCTGGCATGCAGCGGGTCCAACGTCGAATGTCAATGTGAATTTCCCCCTGATCTCTGGAAAGTCGAAATCGATGAAAGCCAGATGAACCAGGTGATTTACAATATGATCCTCAACGCAAGGGAAGCCATGCCCCAGGGCGGGCTGATCCGTATCGTTGCAGAGAACTTTGATGCAAGCTCCGCAAAAGGGCTACCCCTCAAAGCTGGTCTTTATGTCAAAATCTCCATCAGCGACCAGGGGGTTGGAATTCCTGAAAAGGATAAGGACAAAATATTCGATCCCTATTTTTCGACCAAGGACAAGGGTGTCCAGAAGGGAATGGGGTTGGGCCTGTCCATTGCACACTCCATCATCAAGAAGCATGAAGGTTACATCATGCTGGACTCCCGTCTGGGAGTCGGAACCACCTTCCATATTTATCTTCCTACTCTCGATAAGCCGGCAACGGCAGAAAAAAACCCCGGAAAAACCGGGCATCCATTAAAGATTCTCCTCATGGACGACGAAAAGTTGATGCGAGACATGGTCTCTCAAATGCTTCACCGCCTTGGCTACCAGGTCGCTGTAGCGAGTGACGGAGCCGAAGCGATTCAAATTTTCAAAGACGCCAAAGAGCGCGGAGAACCTTTCGACATGGTCATATTGGATCTCACCGTAAAGGGAGGCATGGGCGGCCTTCAGGCCTTGAAAGAACTCCAGCAGTATGACCCGCAAACGAGAGCCATTGTTTCGAGCGGCTATTCCCAGGACCCTGTCATTGCATCCTTCAAACAGTACGGATTTTGCGGAGCGATCACCAAGCCGTACTCTCTTCAAAAACTGAGAGAAGTGCTGGACAGTTTTCTATGTCCGCAGGACCATTAG